One Glycine max cultivar Williams 82 chromosome 3, Glycine_max_v4.0, whole genome shotgun sequence DNA window includes the following coding sequences:
- the LOC100791596 gene encoding serine/threonine-protein kinase ATG1c isoform X6 has translation MAQAAGRSRVVGDYVVGKQIGAGSFSVVWHGRHKVHGTEVAIKEIATLRLNKKLQESLMSEIFILKRINHPNIISLHDIINQVHGKIHLVLEYCKGGDLSLYIQRHGKVPEATAKHFMLQLAAGLQVLRDNNLIHRDLKPQNLLLSRNDEKSVLKIADFGFARSLQPRGLAETLCGSPLYMAPEIMQLQKYDAKADLWSVGAILFQLVTGRTPFTGNNQIQLLQNIMKSTELQFPSDSQSLSFECKDLCQKLLRRNPVERLTFEEFFNHPFLSQKQTEQDEPLRSSPRLVGGFCSTGSDPLRRTEENYQEDCLPFMLDDDSSGPEGSPSFSRKKSSMKSTYGFDLNAKLDKAESSSPISNNINHTSGFGSVTQRSENTTKRLDNHKISRNLTNPLESPEQLFTSPYPKVTDSLENIDQEYVLVSGPPIDVSSSSVGASRPSHTPYRSGSLPQESSSTITRLSVPMPIVGVPSNSICQIGSSGSQDSAPGTSLGSMDTGDEQPSAHCMTRVKSLQQCASSITELVNEKMEAGKHLEAFSIQLVILAIWKQALHICHTQAASAMEGSPNQETSRYRRSTSRKHGSPDSEECLDGNTLGPKDILSQIESEFLREFEHAEELAKTIEPGNTEMPDAMETIFQSALAFGRHGGVEELMGEMESAAALYSKAVRLLVFLLVEGPSLILNPPFSLTNSDRYRLRNYIDILNNRQGYSRSQRMTLLKCDDSRGILKEKF, from the exons ATGGCGCAGGCGGCGGGGCGGAGCAGGGTGGTGGGAGACTACGTGGTGGGGAAGCAAATCGGCGCGGGGTCGTTCTCGGTTGTGTGGCACGGGAGGCACAAGGTGCACGGGACCGAGGTGGCGATCAAGGAGATCGCCACGCTTCGCCTCAATAAGAAGTTGCAGGAGAGCCTCATGTCCGAGATTTTCATCTTGAAGCGGATTAACCACCCTAACATAATCTCTTTGCACGATATCATAAATCAG GTTCATGGGAAGATACATCTTGTGTTAGAGTACTGTAAAGGGGGAGATCTTTCCTTGTACATCCAACGCCACGGAAAGGTACCAGAGGCAACTGCCAAACATTTTATGCTGCAGCTGG CTGCTGGTCTACAAGTTCTTCGGGACAATAACCTTATTCATCGAGACCTGAAACCACag AACCTTCTTCTCTCTCGAAATGATGAGAAGTCAGTGCTGAAGATTGCTGACTTTGGATTTGCAAG ATCTCTGCAACCTAGGGGCCTTGCTGAAACCTTGTGTGGTTCACCACTCTACATGGCTCCAGAAATCATGCAACTACAGAAATATGATGCTAAG GCAGATCTTTGGAGTGTTGGTGCAATCCTATTTCAGCTTGTTACAGGAAGAACGCCTTTCACTGGAAACAATCAAATACAG TTACTACAAAATATTATGAAATCAACAGAATTGCAGTTTCCGTCTGATAGCCAAAGTCTGAGTTTTGAATGCAAAGATTTGTGTCAGAAATTGCTACGTCGGAATCCAG TGGAACGTCTAACTTTTGAAGAATTCTTTAACCATCCATTCCTTTCTCAGAAGCAAACAGAACAGGATGAGCCATTGAG AAGTTCTCCAAGGCTGGTTGGTGGGTTTTGTTCTACAGGGTCTGACCCTTTGAGAAGAACTGAGGAAAATTATCAAGAAGATTGTTTGCCTTTCATGTTAGATGATGACTCTAGTGGCCCGGAGGGGAGTCCATCCTTTTCAAGGAAGAAGTCCTCAATGAAGTCGACCTATGGATTTGATCTAAATGCTAAACTAGATAAAGCGGAGTCATCATCTCCTATTTCTAATAACATAAATCATACTTCTGGATTTGGTAGTGTGACACAGAGATCTGAAAACACTACTAAAAGATTGGACAACCATAAAATTTCTAGAAATCTCACTAATCCTCTAGAATCTCCAGAACAGCTATTCACAAGTCCTTATCCAAAAG TTACGGATTCACTGGAGAATATTGATCAAGAATATGTTCTGGTGTCTGGGCCCCCTATAGATGTTTCATCTTCTTCAGTGGGTGCTTCAAGGCCCAGCCATACCCCATATCGGTCAGGTAGTTTACCCCAAGAGTCTTCTAGTACAATCACTAGACTAAGTGTTCCAATGCCAATAGTTGGTGTACCTTCCAATAGCATATGCCAAATTGGAAGTTCAGGAAGTCAGGACTCTGCTCCTGGGACATCGCTTGGATCAATGGATACTGGTGATGAACAGCCATCAGCTCACTGCATGACAAGGGTGAAATCATTGCAACAGTGTGCATCTTCCATCACGGAGTTAGTTAATGAAAAG atggAGGCAGGAAAGCATCTGGAAGCATTTTCTATTCAGCTTGTAATTCTTGCAATCTGGAAGCAAGCACTGCATATATGCCATACACAAGCTGCATCAGCCATGGAAGGAAGTCCAAATCAAGAAACTTCAAGATATAGAAGGAGCACCAGCAGGAAGCATGGCAGTCCTGATTCAGAAGAATGCCTTGATGGAAACACCCTAGGGCCGAAGGATATATTATCTCAAATTGAAAGTGAATTTTTGAGGGAATTTGAGCATGCTGAAGAACTTGCCAAGACCATTGAGCCCG GAAACACAGAGATGCCAGATGCAATGGAGACAATATTTCAATCCGCCCTTGCTTTTGGAAGACATGGGGGT GTAGAAGAGCTCATGGGAGAAATGGAAAGTGCAGCTGCATTGTATTCAAAAGCTGTCCGTCTGTTAGTTTTCCTTTTAGTTGAGGGACCATCCCTGATTCTTAATCCTCCATTTTCACTGACAAACTCAGACCGTTACAGGCTTCGGAATTACATTGATATTCTTAATAACAGGCAAGGTTATTCAAGGTCCCAGCGAATGACACTACTGAAATGTGATGACAGTCGAGGTATCCTTAAGGAAAAGTTTTAG
- the LOC100791596 gene encoding serine/threonine-protein kinase ATG1c isoform X3, which yields MAQAAGRSRVVGDYVVGKQIGAGSFSVVWHGRHKVHGTEVAIKEIATLRLNKKLQESLMSEIFILKRINHPNIISLHDIINQVHGKIHLVLEYCKGGDLSLYIQRHGKVPEATAKHFMLQLAAGLQVLRDNNLIHRDLKPQNLLLSRNDEKSVLKIADFGFARSLQPRGLAETLCGSPLYMAPEIMQLQKYDAKADLWSVGAILFQLVTGRTPFTGNNQIQLLQNIMKSTELQFPSDSQSLSFECKDLCQKLLRRNPVERLTFEEFFNHPFLSQKQTEQDEPLRNRSSPRLVGGFCSTGSDPLRRTEENYQEDCLPFMLDDDSSGPEGSPSFSRKKSSMKSTYGFDLNAKLDKAESSSPISNNINHTSGFGSVTQRSENTTKRLDNHKISRNLTNPLESPEQLFTSPYPKVTDSLENIDQEYVLVSGPPIDVSSSSVGASRPSHTPYRSGSLPQESSSTITRLSVPMPIVGVPSNSICQIGSSGSQDSAPGTSLGSMDTGDEQPSAHCMTRVKSLQQCASSITELVNEKMEAGKHLEAFSIQLVILAIWKQALHICHTQAASAMEGSPNQETSRYRRSTSRKHGSPDSEECLDGNTLGPKDILSQIESEFLREFEHAEELAKTIEPGNTEMPDAMETIFQSALAFGRHGGVEELMGEMESAAALYSKAVRLLVFLLVEGPSLILNPPFSLTNSDRYRLRNYIDILNNRQGYSRSQRMTLLKCDDSRGILKEKF from the exons ATGGCGCAGGCGGCGGGGCGGAGCAGGGTGGTGGGAGACTACGTGGTGGGGAAGCAAATCGGCGCGGGGTCGTTCTCGGTTGTGTGGCACGGGAGGCACAAGGTGCACGGGACCGAGGTGGCGATCAAGGAGATCGCCACGCTTCGCCTCAATAAGAAGTTGCAGGAGAGCCTCATGTCCGAGATTTTCATCTTGAAGCGGATTAACCACCCTAACATAATCTCTTTGCACGATATCATAAATCAG GTTCATGGGAAGATACATCTTGTGTTAGAGTACTGTAAAGGGGGAGATCTTTCCTTGTACATCCAACGCCACGGAAAGGTACCAGAGGCAACTGCCAAACATTTTATGCTGCAGCTGG CTGCTGGTCTACAAGTTCTTCGGGACAATAACCTTATTCATCGAGACCTGAAACCACag AACCTTCTTCTCTCTCGAAATGATGAGAAGTCAGTGCTGAAGATTGCTGACTTTGGATTTGCAAG ATCTCTGCAACCTAGGGGCCTTGCTGAAACCTTGTGTGGTTCACCACTCTACATGGCTCCAGAAATCATGCAACTACAGAAATATGATGCTAAG GCAGATCTTTGGAGTGTTGGTGCAATCCTATTTCAGCTTGTTACAGGAAGAACGCCTTTCACTGGAAACAATCAAATACAG TTACTACAAAATATTATGAAATCAACAGAATTGCAGTTTCCGTCTGATAGCCAAAGTCTGAGTTTTGAATGCAAAGATTTGTGTCAGAAATTGCTACGTCGGAATCCAG TGGAACGTCTAACTTTTGAAGAATTCTTTAACCATCCATTCCTTTCTCAGAAGCAAACAGAACAGGATGAGCCATTGAG GAATAGAAGTTCTCCAAGGCTGGTTGGTGGGTTTTGTTCTACAGGGTCTGACCCTTTGAGAAGAACTGAGGAAAATTATCAAGAAGATTGTTTGCCTTTCATGTTAGATGATGACTCTAGTGGCCCGGAGGGGAGTCCATCCTTTTCAAGGAAGAAGTCCTCAATGAAGTCGACCTATGGATTTGATCTAAATGCTAAACTAGATAAAGCGGAGTCATCATCTCCTATTTCTAATAACATAAATCATACTTCTGGATTTGGTAGTGTGACACAGAGATCTGAAAACACTACTAAAAGATTGGACAACCATAAAATTTCTAGAAATCTCACTAATCCTCTAGAATCTCCAGAACAGCTATTCACAAGTCCTTATCCAAAAG TTACGGATTCACTGGAGAATATTGATCAAGAATATGTTCTGGTGTCTGGGCCCCCTATAGATGTTTCATCTTCTTCAGTGGGTGCTTCAAGGCCCAGCCATACCCCATATCGGTCAGGTAGTTTACCCCAAGAGTCTTCTAGTACAATCACTAGACTAAGTGTTCCAATGCCAATAGTTGGTGTACCTTCCAATAGCATATGCCAAATTGGAAGTTCAGGAAGTCAGGACTCTGCTCCTGGGACATCGCTTGGATCAATGGATACTGGTGATGAACAGCCATCAGCTCACTGCATGACAAGGGTGAAATCATTGCAACAGTGTGCATCTTCCATCACGGAGTTAGTTAATGAAAAG atggAGGCAGGAAAGCATCTGGAAGCATTTTCTATTCAGCTTGTAATTCTTGCAATCTGGAAGCAAGCACTGCATATATGCCATACACAAGCTGCATCAGCCATGGAAGGAAGTCCAAATCAAGAAACTTCAAGATATAGAAGGAGCACCAGCAGGAAGCATGGCAGTCCTGATTCAGAAGAATGCCTTGATGGAAACACCCTAGGGCCGAAGGATATATTATCTCAAATTGAAAGTGAATTTTTGAGGGAATTTGAGCATGCTGAAGAACTTGCCAAGACCATTGAGCCCG GAAACACAGAGATGCCAGATGCAATGGAGACAATATTTCAATCCGCCCTTGCTTTTGGAAGACATGGGGGT GTAGAAGAGCTCATGGGAGAAATGGAAAGTGCAGCTGCATTGTATTCAAAAGCTGTCCGTCTGTTAGTTTTCCTTTTAGTTGAGGGACCATCCCTGATTCTTAATCCTCCATTTTCACTGACAAACTCAGACCGTTACAGGCTTCGGAATTACATTGATATTCTTAATAACAGGCAAGGTTATTCAAGGTCCCAGCGAATGACACTACTGAAATGTGATGACAGTCGAGGTATCCTTAAGGAAAAGTTTTAG